A single window of Anaerocolumna chitinilytica DNA harbors:
- the dusB gene encoding tRNA dihydrouridine synthase DusB, producing the protein MSFKIGKVEVGGNLVLGPMAGVTDLPFRLLCKEQGADLIYTEMVSAKGIQYHNKNTEELLLVKEEERPVALQLFGRDPVILSETAKSIEHRNFDILDVNMGCPVPKVVNNGEGSALMREPKLVGEIVYAMSKAINKPVTVKIRRGFNEAEVNAVEVAKIAEANGAAAIAVHGRTREQYYSGKADWEIIRRVKEAVSIPVIGNGDVSSPEEAIRIQKETGCDAVMIARGAQGNPWIFKQIKEYMNNNTDIQKPSLREAIDMMLYHGRLAVQYKGEYVGIREMRKHVAWYTFGYPLAARFRQNVNKVETYAELEELLFTYQDTVRELGRV; encoded by the coding sequence ATGAGTTTTAAAATAGGAAAGGTAGAGGTAGGGGGAAATCTGGTACTTGGACCGATGGCCGGGGTAACGGATTTACCCTTTCGTCTGTTATGCAAAGAACAAGGTGCTGACTTAATCTATACCGAAATGGTCAGCGCAAAGGGAATACAGTATCATAATAAAAATACAGAAGAACTTCTTCTTGTAAAGGAAGAAGAAAGGCCGGTAGCACTTCAGCTATTTGGAAGAGACCCGGTTATCCTTAGTGAAACAGCCAAAAGTATCGAGCACCGTAACTTTGATATCTTAGATGTTAATATGGGCTGTCCTGTTCCCAAGGTAGTGAACAACGGGGAAGGTTCAGCACTTATGCGTGAACCAAAACTTGTTGGAGAGATTGTTTATGCCATGTCAAAAGCTATAAATAAACCGGTAACGGTAAAGATCAGACGGGGCTTTAACGAAGCGGAAGTGAATGCCGTAGAGGTGGCTAAGATTGCAGAAGCTAATGGTGCAGCAGCTATTGCAGTTCATGGAAGAACCAGAGAGCAGTATTACAGCGGAAAGGCAGACTGGGAAATTATTCGAAGAGTAAAAGAAGCTGTTTCCATACCGGTAATTGGAAATGGAGATGTAAGCTCACCGGAGGAAGCCATCAGAATCCAAAAAGAAACCGGCTGTGATGCGGTTATGATTGCAAGAGGAGCTCAGGGAAACCCTTGGATCTTTAAGCAAATAAAAGAATATATGAATAATAATACAGATATTCAAAAACCATCCTTAAGGGAAGCAATAGATATGATGCTCTATCATGGCAGACTCGCGGTGCAGTATAAAGGTGAATATGTTGGTATCAGGGAGATGCGAAAGCATGTAGCCTGGTATACCTTTGGATATCCTTTGGCTGCCAGATTCAGGCAGAATGTGAATAAAGTTGAAACCTATGCCGAACTGGAAGAACTCTTATTTACTTATCAGGATACAGTAAGAGAGCTGGGACGCGTTTAG
- a CDS encoding serine hydrolase domain-containing protein, with translation MFNNFIHKVIENNWPVYGIEIFSHGHIVCKYDFSSEERHPIYSATKSFTATAAGIAAAEGKFKLEASVYDYLREEISSNISEEQLHTLQRITMKRLLTMSVSGYPFRPEGGNWLDFCLTYPIPYSEIPAFEYSNIPAYLVGVAVEKAVGEHLISYLGPRLLEPLGIENLEYLNCPSGHFYGASGMSLTVNELSRLGQLYLQMGQYNNRQLLLESWVREATSIQQMNREGGYGYYFWKYKDGFSINGKWGQKCFVFPAKQLMITYLANFKEQPDTVRLAMEQDILPQFGIY, from the coding sequence ATGTTTAATAATTTTATCCATAAGGTCATAGAAAATAATTGGCCGGTCTATGGCATAGAAATTTTTTCCCATGGGCATATCGTCTGCAAATACGACTTTTCATCTGAGGAACGTCATCCCATTTATTCTGCTACGAAATCTTTCACTGCAACGGCTGCAGGTATTGCTGCTGCGGAAGGTAAATTTAAGTTAGAGGCCTCTGTCTATGATTATCTAAGAGAGGAAATCTCGTCAAATATTTCGGAGGAACAATTACATACTCTGCAAAGAATAACTATGAAAAGGCTCCTTACCATGTCGGTATCCGGTTACCCCTTCCGTCCGGAGGGAGGGAACTGGCTGGACTTTTGCCTTACTTATCCTATCCCTTATAGTGAAATCCCTGCCTTTGAGTATTCCAATATCCCAGCCTATCTCGTAGGAGTGGCTGTAGAAAAAGCGGTGGGCGAACACTTAATAAGTTATTTAGGTCCCCGGCTGTTGGAGCCTCTTGGTATTGAAAACCTTGAATATTTAAATTGCCCTTCCGGACATTTTTATGGTGCTTCCGGTATGTCTCTTACGGTAAATGAACTTAGCCGTCTGGGACAGTTATACTTACAGATGGGACAATACAATAACAGGCAGCTGCTTTTAGAAAGCTGGGTCAGGGAAGCTACCTCCATACAGCAAATGAACCGTGAAGGCGGATACGGATATTATTTCTGGAAATACAAAGATGGATTCAGCATTAACGGAAAATGGGGCCAAAAGTGCTTTGTCTTCCCTGCAAAACAGCTTATGATTACCTACCTGGCTAATTTTAAAGAACAACCGGATACTGTCCGTCTTGCTATGGAACAGGATATACTTCCACAGTTTGGGATTTATTAA
- a CDS encoding helix-turn-helix transcriptional regulator yields MEWMQSMQKAINYIEDNLCNNLDIDQISKSVYSSSANFQRIFSVVTGMTVGDYVRFRRLTLAGRDVVESDEKIIDIALKYGYETAESFTKAFTRFHNVTPSTARISNSDLKIFKPLSIQIDIRGGFNMTRKLISNVPLITMSSDNMSYMTSFTGALYGVLKSMDEDFSNSQLLAYSGFGNRFCWTAGKWIFGNEDFENCNDTPYKNQMRLLNAIGWKVKIITLLRDETGSLINTEEKQIRQDFVDSINKGIPVLAQGITDDGCKHEFDVFFGFEENGEKIIGWDYYQEHDRPLVRANWEKELNAYILLTEKTQPKSEKECIMEAFKIITAHARKNEIHGRKVGFAAWEAFLTQLEFDDFSKCCVYASDDLADSTDGVNSLEHRFIIYCDTLGQIYQRNNILDYYRRVIEKFPEWAVELQIAIEAWEECASYGGFLWSQGLSFDENGYEKFRDQKLRKILAEEGRKAMAKDREAIEQIEKILCKEDLATVK; encoded by the coding sequence ATGGAATGGATGCAAAGCATGCAAAAGGCGATAAATTATATCGAAGATAATCTTTGCAATAACTTGGATATAGATCAGATCTCAAAAAGTGTTTATTCGTCTAGTGCAAATTTTCAAAGGATATTCAGCGTTGTTACAGGCATGACAGTAGGTGACTATGTCAGATTCAGAAGGTTAACACTTGCAGGGAGAGATGTCGTAGAATCGGATGAAAAAATAATTGATATAGCTCTAAAGTATGGCTATGAAACTGCGGAGAGTTTTACGAAAGCTTTTACCAGATTTCATAATGTTACACCATCTACTGCAAGAATATCCAATTCCGATTTAAAAATATTCAAGCCTCTTTCAATACAAATTGATATTAGAGGAGGATTTAATATGACAAGAAAATTAATTTCAAATGTACCTTTAATCACCATGTCATCGGATAATATGTCATACATGACTTCATTTACCGGTGCATTGTATGGTGTTTTAAAAAGCATGGATGAAGATTTCAGCAATTCTCAATTATTAGCCTACAGTGGTTTCGGAAACAGATTTTGCTGGACTGCGGGAAAATGGATTTTTGGTAATGAAGATTTTGAAAACTGTAATGATACGCCTTATAAGAATCAGATGAGACTACTGAACGCTATCGGTTGGAAAGTGAAGATAATCACACTTTTGCGGGATGAAACCGGAAGCCTCATCAATACAGAGGAAAAGCAAATCAGGCAGGACTTTGTAGATTCAATTAATAAAGGAATCCCTGTTCTGGCGCAAGGAATAACAGATGATGGCTGTAAACATGAATTTGACGTATTTTTTGGTTTTGAAGAGAATGGTGAAAAGATTATTGGCTGGGACTATTACCAGGAGCATGACAGGCCGCTAGTTAGAGCTAATTGGGAGAAGGAGCTTAATGCTTATATTCTGCTAACGGAAAAGACACAGCCAAAGTCCGAAAAAGAATGTATTATGGAAGCATTTAAGATAATTACAGCCCATGCAAGAAAGAATGAAATACATGGGCGAAAGGTAGGATTTGCAGCTTGGGAAGCCTTCTTGACACAGCTGGAATTTGATGATTTTTCAAAATGCTGCGTGTATGCATCGGATGATTTAGCTGATAGCACCGATGGTGTTAACAGTTTGGAACACAGATTTATTATTTATTGTGATACGCTGGGACAAATATATCAACGAAATAATATCTTAGATTACTACAGGAGAGTAATTGAGAAATTCCCTGAGTGGGCGGTTGAATTACAAATTGCAATAGAGGCATGGGAGGAATGTGCCAGCTATGGAGGATTTCTGTGGAGTCAGGGATTGTCTTTTGATGAAAATGGGTATGAGAAATTCAGAGACCAGAAGCTGCGTAAAATTCTTGCAGAAGAAGGCAGAAAGGCAATGGCGAAAGACAGAGAGGCAATAGAACAGATTGAAAAGATATTATGTAAAGAAGATTTGGCCACTGTCAAATAG
- the asd gene encoding aspartate-semialdehyde dehydrogenase gives MSKLRVGILGGTGMVGQRFVSLLENHPWFEVAVVAASPRSAGKTYEEAVGSRWKMPTPMPEAVKNIIVMNVNDVEEVSSKVDFVFSAVDMTKDEIKAIEEAYAKAETPVVSNNSAHRWTPDVPMVIPELNPEHLELIPFQKKRLGTEKGFIVVKPNCSIQSYTPALYALKEFGPKLVVATTYQAISGAGKNFDEWPEMLDNVIPFIGGEEEKSEQEPLKIFGKVVDGKLEKAAAPLITTQCIRVPVTDGHTAAIFVNFEKKPSKEEILKAWKEFKGLPQELELPLAPKQFIQYLEEDNRPQTKLDRDYEGGMGVSIGRLREDTVFDYKFVGLSHNTLRGAAGGGVLIAELLTAKNYITAKA, from the coding sequence ATGAGTAAGTTAAGAGTTGGTATTCTTGGCGGTACCGGTATGGTAGGCCAGCGTTTCGTATCTTTGTTAGAGAATCATCCCTGGTTTGAAGTGGCGGTAGTTGCTGCAAGTCCCAGAAGTGCCGGAAAGACCTATGAAGAGGCAGTAGGAAGCAGATGGAAGATGCCTACCCCAATGCCGGAGGCTGTTAAGAATATTATTGTTATGAATGTAAATGATGTGGAAGAAGTCAGCAGTAAAGTTGATTTTGTATTCAGTGCAGTGGATATGACCAAGGATGAAATCAAAGCGATTGAGGAAGCCTATGCCAAAGCGGAAACACCTGTTGTATCCAATAACAGTGCTCATAGATGGACCCCCGATGTACCTATGGTAATTCCTGAATTAAATCCAGAGCATTTGGAGTTGATTCCATTTCAGAAGAAGCGTCTTGGTACAGAAAAAGGATTTATTGTAGTAAAACCCAACTGTTCCATACAAAGCTATACCCCTGCTCTTTATGCTTTAAAAGAATTCGGACCGAAGCTTGTAGTAGCAACCACATATCAGGCAATATCCGGTGCAGGCAAGAACTTTGATGAATGGCCGGAGATGTTAGATAATGTAATTCCTTTTATCGGTGGTGAGGAAGAGAAGAGCGAACAGGAACCCTTAAAGATATTCGGCAAGGTAGTAGACGGCAAGCTTGAAAAGGCAGCTGCACCTCTGATTACGACCCAGTGCATAAGAGTACCGGTAACAGACGGACATACCGCTGCAATCTTTGTAAACTTTGAAAAGAAACCTTCTAAGGAAGAGATTCTGAAAGCCTGGAAAGAGTTCAAAGGTCTGCCTCAGGAATTAGAACTTCCTTTGGCACCAAAGCAGTTTATCCAGTACCTGGAGGAAGATAATCGTCCTCAGACAAAGCTTGACAGGGATTATGAAGGCGGAATGGGCGTATCCATTGGCCGTTTAAGAGAAGATACGGTATTTGACTACAAATTCGTCGGACTTTCACATAATACCTTAAGAGGAGCTGCCGGAGGCGGTGTATTAATAGCAGAGCTTCTGACTGCAAAAAATTATATTACTGCAAAAGCTTAA
- a CDS encoding ECF transporter S component encodes MRTKTGVNTLKLTQLALLTAIVLLMAFTPIGYIKTFGLEISLIVIPVTIGAIVLGPAAGAFLGGVFGITSFIQCFGLSAFGVALLAINPVATFITCLIPRILMGWLTGLIFKGLRKSGLKETAYPIASLIGPILNTVFFMTSLLAFFYRSDFIQGIADSFGSKNIIQFVIAMVGINGLVEAATCLIIGAAIARALDAFVKRNARESRA; translated from the coding sequence ATGAGAACAAAAACCGGAGTGAACACACTTAAATTAACACAGTTGGCATTACTGACTGCCATTGTTCTGTTAATGGCATTTACCCCTATTGGATATATTAAAACTTTTGGACTTGAAATTTCATTGATTGTAATACCTGTTACGATTGGTGCTATCGTATTAGGACCTGCTGCCGGAGCTTTTCTTGGTGGTGTCTTCGGTATCACAAGCTTTATCCAGTGTTTTGGTCTAAGCGCTTTTGGTGTTGCTCTTCTTGCCATTAATCCGGTAGCTACCTTTATTACCTGTCTGATACCGCGTATTCTGATGGGATGGCTTACGGGACTTATTTTTAAAGGGCTAAGAAAGAGCGGCTTAAAGGAAACAGCTTATCCCATTGCAAGCCTTATCGGACCTATATTAAATACTGTTTTCTTTATGACTTCGCTGTTAGCATTTTTCTACCGCAGTGATTTTATTCAGGGAATAGCAGATAGTTTCGGAAGTAAAAATATCATTCAGTTTGTAATTGCTATGGTTGGAATCAACGGTCTGGTGGAAGCGGCTACCTGTCTTATTATTGGGGCTGCAATTGCCAGAGCTCTGGATGCATTTGTAAAGAGAAATGCAAGAGAAAGCAGAGCTTAA
- a CDS encoding adenine deaminase, whose product MEISNMIDNKSILQSKEFKELIIEQQERIQAAAGNRQPDTIFQNAGIVNVFTGELEFGDVAVHKGKIVGIGRYTENASEGQEVKIIDCRNKFIAPGFIDGHIHIESSMLSPKAFSDAVVPHGTTSVITDPHEITNVAGKAGLRYMLEESRNLPLKVYMMLPSCVPATPLEESGAILRAEELLEFMGEENVLGLAEVMDFLGTVRGEEEIVRKIELAKHFGKIADGHAPDIKGKEINAYCTAGIASDHECAEKSEALEKLRRGQWIMIREGTAARNMESLKELLKPPYSNRCMLVTDDRHPGELIRLGHLDYLLRKAREYGANPVTAIQMVTLHPAQYFGLKDRGAVAPGYFADLVILKDLVHFTVDSVYREGKLVAKDGKVVSEEYCSSKNKINGNTGNIKPDEQNAFEESKTNGDLKLERMLSCSLSEEDRQRIFQSFHCSELRPSDFYLQGKGSYKRIMELIPGELITKELILPCESEENIQSGIRLSEDIIKLAVIERHLNTGHIGIGLMKGYGLRAGAIASSIAHDAHNIIVAGTTEEDMSLAANLIRRNNGGVAVVKNGEALGVLPLPIGGLMSEESAESVDKILEELKEKAYSLGVKTGIDPFMTLAFLSLSVIPKLKLTTKGLADAKTQEILPVYF is encoded by the coding sequence ATGGAGATTTCTAACATGATAGATAACAAAAGTATATTACAATCAAAGGAATTCAAGGAATTAATTATAGAGCAGCAAGAGAGAATACAAGCAGCCGCCGGGAATAGACAGCCGGATACCATCTTTCAAAATGCCGGTATCGTAAATGTATTTACGGGAGAACTGGAATTTGGAGATGTAGCAGTTCATAAAGGAAAAATAGTTGGAATCGGAAGATACACAGAGAATGCCTCGGAAGGGCAGGAGGTAAAGATAATTGACTGCCGCAATAAGTTCATAGCGCCGGGCTTTATTGACGGGCACATCCATATTGAAAGCTCCATGCTGTCTCCCAAAGCCTTTTCCGATGCGGTAGTTCCCCATGGCACCACCTCTGTTATAACAGACCCCCATGAGATAACAAATGTAGCCGGAAAAGCAGGTCTTCGGTATATGCTGGAGGAATCCAGGAACCTTCCCCTTAAGGTTTATATGATGCTGCCTTCCTGTGTCCCGGCAACTCCCTTAGAGGAATCCGGAGCCATCCTCCGGGCAGAAGAGCTGCTGGAGTTCATGGGGGAAGAAAATGTATTAGGCCTTGCAGAGGTAATGGATTTCTTAGGTACCGTCAGAGGAGAAGAAGAGATAGTTCGGAAAATAGAATTAGCAAAACATTTTGGAAAAATAGCGGATGGGCATGCTCCAGATATAAAAGGGAAGGAGATCAATGCTTACTGTACCGCCGGAATCGCCTCGGACCATGAATGTGCCGAGAAGTCCGAGGCCTTGGAAAAGCTGCGAAGAGGCCAGTGGATCATGATAAGAGAAGGTACAGCAGCAAGAAATATGGAAAGCTTAAAAGAGCTTTTAAAGCCGCCCTATTCCAACCGCTGTATGCTGGTTACCGATGACAGGCATCCGGGAGAGCTTATCCGTTTGGGACACCTAGATTATTTACTGCGTAAAGCAAGAGAATATGGGGCGAATCCGGTCACTGCCATACAGATGGTAACCCTGCACCCTGCCCAGTACTTTGGTTTAAAGGACCGAGGGGCTGTCGCTCCCGGATACTTTGCAGATCTGGTGATTTTAAAGGATCTGGTGCATTTTACGGTAGATTCAGTTTATCGGGAGGGGAAACTTGTAGCAAAGGATGGCAAGGTAGTATCGGAGGAATATTGTTCTAGTAAGAATAAAATTAATGGAAATACAGGTAATATAAAGCCAGATGAACAAAATGCCTTTGAGGAGTCAAAGACTAATGGAGATTTAAAATTAGAAAGAATGTTGTCCTGCAGTTTGTCAGAAGAAGACAGACAGAGAATCTTTCAGTCTTTCCACTGCAGTGAATTAAGACCATCGGACTTTTATTTACAAGGGAAAGGTAGCTATAAGCGGATTATGGAGCTAATCCCTGGAGAACTTATCACAAAAGAGCTGATACTGCCCTGTGAAAGTGAAGAAAATATTCAATCGGGGATTCGTCTGTCAGAAGATATTATTAAGCTTGCGGTTATAGAGCGTCACTTAAACACCGGTCATATCGGCATCGGACTCATGAAAGGGTATGGCCTTAGAGCAGGAGCCATCGCCTCCAGCATCGCCCATGATGCCCATAATATTATTGTAGCGGGAACGACAGAAGAAGATATGAGTCTTGCTGCCAACCTGATAAGAAGGAATAATGGAGGTGTGGCAGTAGTTAAGAACGGAGAAGCCTTAGGTGTATTACCGCTTCCAATCGGTGGATTAATGAGCGAGGAGAGTGCCGAATCGGTGGATAAAATTCTTGAAGAGCTAAAAGAAAAAGCCTATAGTCTTGGAGTAAAGACAGGTATTGACCCATTTATGACCTTGGCCTTCCTTTCCCTGTCTGTTATTCCAAAACTGAAGCTTACAACCAAAGGTCTTGCTGATGCTAAGACACAGGAAATACTGCCGGTATACTTTTAG
- a CDS encoding GH36-type glycosyl hydrolase domain-containing protein — MQYGYFDDSRKEYVINTVSTPYPWINYLGTQDFFSLISNTGGGYSFYKDAKLRRITRFRYNNIPLDLGGGRYYYIYDDKDVWSPGYAPVKKELDRYECRHGMGYTKITGERNHVETEVTFFVPIDFNGEVHKVVVKNTGDTKKDITLFSFVEWCLWNAQDDQTNFQRNFNTGEVEIEGSAIYHKTEYKERRNHYAFFSVNAPIAGFDSDRESFLGTYNGFHDPEAVFSGKSRNSVADGWSPIASHSLDISLNPGETKEFVFILGYVENELEDKWESKNVINKTKAHKMMEEFGTAEKADKALEKLRDYWDDLLSRYTLVSKEDKLNRMVNIWNQYQCMVTFNLSRSASYFESGIGRGMGFRDSNQDLLGFLHQIPDRARERIIDLASTQLEDGGAYHQYQPLTKRGNDEIGGNFNDDPLWLILAVVAYVKETGDYSILEVSTPYDNDESTATSLAEHLKRSFDHVINNLGPHGLPLIGRADWNDCLNLNCFSMEPGESFQTTTSKDGRVAESVMIAGMFVYIGKEYAELMKKYGKEEESLRAEREVVKMEEVIMEHGYDGEWFLRAYDDYGKKVGSNECEEGKIFIESQGLCIMGGVGLSDGKAIKALDAVEERLGTKYGLVLNNPAFTKYYVEYGEISTYPAGYKENAGIFCHNNAWIMCAEAVAGRGDKAFDYYTRIAPAYTEEYSEIHRMEPYVYSQMVAGKDAKRFGEAKNSWLTGTASWNFVAITQYILGIKPDYDGLLIDPAIPKAWDTYQVTRKFRGDTYQVTINNPDHVSKGVKSVLLDGKEVGSAVIPSVGDGKVHEVIVTMGK; from the coding sequence ATGCAATACGGTTATTTTGATGATAGCAGAAAAGAATATGTTATCAATACAGTATCAACCCCCTATCCTTGGATTAACTATCTGGGAACACAGGATTTCTTTTCACTCATTTCGAATACAGGGGGCGGTTATAGCTTTTATAAGGATGCCAAGTTAAGAAGAATCACACGTTTTCGCTATAATAATATACCTCTTGATTTAGGCGGAGGACGTTATTATTATATCTATGATGACAAAGATGTGTGGTCACCGGGATATGCACCGGTTAAAAAAGAACTGGACCGTTACGAATGTCGTCATGGTATGGGCTATACTAAAATAACCGGTGAGAGAAATCACGTAGAGACAGAAGTTACTTTCTTTGTACCCATTGATTTCAATGGGGAAGTGCATAAAGTAGTAGTTAAGAATACCGGAGATACCAAGAAGGATATCACCCTTTTCTCCTTTGTTGAATGGTGCCTGTGGAATGCTCAAGACGATCAGACCAATTTTCAGCGTAACTTTAACACCGGAGAAGTTGAGATAGAAGGTTCCGCAATCTATCATAAAACCGAATACAAGGAAAGACGTAATCATTATGCCTTCTTCTCTGTTAATGCGCCTATTGCAGGGTTTGATTCTGACAGAGAAAGCTTCCTTGGTACTTATAACGGCTTCCATGATCCTGAAGCTGTATTTTCCGGAAAGTCAAGGAATTCCGTGGCTGACGGCTGGTCACCCATTGCTTCTCATAGCCTGGACATTAGCTTAAATCCCGGCGAAACGAAGGAATTTGTGTTCATCTTAGGATATGTAGAAAATGAATTAGAAGATAAGTGGGAGTCTAAGAATGTAATAAATAAAACCAAAGCTCACAAGATGATGGAAGAGTTTGGGACAGCAGAAAAAGCGGATAAGGCTCTCGAGAAATTAAGGGATTACTGGGATGACTTACTATCAAGATATACTTTGGTTTCCAAGGAAGATAAGTTGAACCGCATGGTAAATATTTGGAATCAGTATCAGTGTATGGTAACCTTTAATTTATCCAGAAGTGCTTCTTACTTTGAATCCGGAATCGGCCGCGGAATGGGATTCCGTGATTCCAACCAGGATTTACTAGGATTCTTGCATCAGATACCTGACAGGGCAAGAGAGCGTATTATAGATCTGGCTTCCACCCAGTTAGAAGACGGCGGAGCATATCATCAGTATCAGCCTCTTACCAAAAGGGGAAATGATGAAATCGGCGGAAACTTTAACGATGATCCTTTATGGCTGATTCTTGCCGTAGTTGCCTATGTTAAAGAGACCGGAGATTACAGCATACTGGAAGTTTCCACACCTTACGATAACGATGAGAGTACGGCTACTTCTCTGGCAGAGCATTTAAAGAGATCCTTCGACCATGTCATCAACAATCTGGGACCTCATGGACTGCCGCTTATCGGAAGAGCTGACTGGAATGATTGTCTGAACTTAAACTGCTTCTCTATGGAACCCGGTGAGTCCTTCCAAACAACAACCAGTAAGGACGGAAGAGTGGCAGAGTCCGTTATGATAGCCGGAATGTTTGTATACATCGGTAAAGAGTATGCAGAACTTATGAAGAAATACGGCAAGGAAGAAGAAAGTCTCAGAGCTGAGAGAGAAGTAGTCAAGATGGAAGAAGTTATTATGGAACATGGCTATGACGGCGAATGGTTCTTAAGAGCTTATGATGATTACGGAAAAAAAGTCGGCAGTAACGAATGTGAAGAAGGTAAGATATTCATTGAATCCCAGGGACTTTGTATCATGGGTGGTGTTGGTCTCTCTGATGGCAAAGCAATCAAGGCTCTCGATGCCGTAGAAGAAAGACTTGGCACCAAATATGGTCTTGTACTGAACAATCCTGCCTTTACAAAGTACTATGTGGAGTATGGCGAAATCTCTACTTATCCGGCCGGATACAAGGAAAATGCAGGAATCTTCTGCCATAACAACGCATGGATTATGTGCGCGGAAGCAGTAGCCGGAAGAGGAGATAAAGCCTTTGATTACTATACCAGAATCGCACCGGCTTACACCGAAGAATACAGTGAGATACATCGTATGGAACCCTATGTATATTCTCAGATGGTAGCAGGTAAGGATGCGAAACGTTTTGGCGAAGCAAAGAATTCCTGGCTTACCGGAACAGCTTCCTGGAACTTTGTTGCGATTACCCAGTATATCCTCGGAATCAAACCGGATTATGACGGCCTCTTAATTGACCCTGCAATTCCAAAGGCTTGGGATACCTATCAGGTTACCAGAAAGTTCAGAGGAGATACCTATCAGGTAACAATAAATAATCCTGATCATGTATCAAAAGGAGTTAAGAGCGTTCTCTTAGATGGGAAAGAAGTTGGTTCGGCAGTTATTCCTTCTGTTGGCGATGGCAAGGTTCATGAAGTTATTGTAACGATGGGGAAATAA
- a CDS encoding YaiI/YqxD family protein, producing the protein MKILVDADACPVKSIIEKVAKNLHIRVLMVIDTSHILESEYSEVIQVSKAPDAVDIALINRTEAGDIVVTQDYGVASMALGRKAFAINQNGKYYTEENIDLMMFERHLAAKQRRAGARTNTMKKRSKEDDLHFETAFLGLCSQALLN; encoded by the coding sequence ATGAAGATATTAGTTGATGCGGATGCTTGTCCCGTAAAAAGCATTATCGAAAAGGTTGCAAAAAACCTTCATATAAGAGTTTTGATGGTGATTGATACCAGTCATATCTTAGAATCGGAATACAGTGAAGTTATACAGGTGAGCAAAGCACCGGATGCGGTGGATATTGCTCTTATTAACCGTACCGAAGCCGGAGATATCGTAGTAACCCAGGATTATGGTGTTGCTTCCATGGCTCTTGGCAGGAAAGCATTTGCTATCAATCAAAACGGGAAGTATTATACAGAAGAAAATATAGACCTAATGATGTTTGAACGTCACCTTGCTGCAAAACAAAGAAGAGCCGGGGCACGCACTAACACTATGAAAAAGCGCTCCAAAGAAGATGATCTTCATTTTGAAACTGCCTTTTTAGGGCTGTGCAGCCAGGCTCTTCTAAATTAA
- a CDS encoding PF20097 family protein, whose translation MLCPYCNNEMKPGTIDVYDTLSWSPEGESRKGATKFSIAKNGILLAKFFLLLPAVKEAYYCSNCKKIIMDVE comes from the coding sequence ATGCTTTGTCCATATTGTAATAATGAAATGAAACCAGGAACTATTGATGTATATGATACATTAAGCTGGTCGCCAGAAGGAGAATCCAGAAAAGGAGCAACGAAATTTAGCATTGCAAAAAATGGAATATTATTAGCTAAATTTTTTCTTCTATTGCCTGCAGTAAAAGAAGCTTATTATTGTTCAAATTGTAAGAAAATTATTATGGATGTGGAATAA
- a CDS encoding prolyl-tRNA synthetase associated domain-containing protein yields the protein MSDFYIDPVMYTTKPSGNGRLEKEMRVYDLFEELSVPFIRLDHEVTPTIEACHDIDKLLDIKICKNLFLCNANKTKFYLLMLPGDKKFRTAELSKQINSPRLSFASSEYMEEYLDITPGSVSVMGLMNDKDNKVELLVDEDILKEEYFGCHPCINTTSLKLRVSDLTEKILPAIHHTMTVVSLSYEISI from the coding sequence ATGAGCGACTTTTATATTGATCCTGTTATGTATACGACAAAGCCTTCCGGAAATGGACGGCTGGAAAAGGAAATGAGGGTTTATGACCTGTTTGAAGAGCTTTCCGTACCATTTATCCGTCTGGATCATGAGGTTACGCCTACTATTGAGGCATGCCATGATATTGATAAGCTGCTGGATATTAAGATCTGCAAGAATCTCTTCTTATGCAATGCCAACAAGACCAAGTTCTATCTCTTAATGCTTCCCGGTGATAAGAAGTTTCGAACTGCTGAGCTTTCAAAACAGATTAACAGTCCCAGACTTTCCTTTGCTTCCTCTGAATATATGGAGGAATATCTTGATATCACCCCCGGCTCTGTCAGTGTTATGGGACTTATGAACGATAAGGACAATAAGGTGGAACTGCTGGTGGATGAAGATATTCTTAAGGAGGAGTACTTCGGCTGTCATCCCTGTATTAATACTACAAGTCTAAAACTTCGGGTTTCGGATTTAACGGAAAAAATTCTTCCTGCTATTCACCACACAATGACGGTGGTAAGCTTATCTTACGAAATATCTATTTAG